The nucleotide sequence CTGCTAACTGTTGAACAAGCAGCCTGACTTGTGTTCTTGTAGTAAGTGCTATGATCTACTCTTAAATTATATAAACTACTATTACTATTCTTCATCCAGGTCCATTCCTCATTGAATGCACAATAAAGATAGAAAGGGCTGAAGTAAAGTTGCACGTGCACAGCCTAACTTTTGCATCTTGCTTATGCCAAGGAAACAGCTTTCCCTTactctgttttaaaaactgcataGATGCCTTCAGCTCTGACCTGTTAGCACAGCTACAGCCAAAGCCACCAGAAGCTATTGCCCTCTCATGTCTTTCCAACTGCACATGTGAGATATGTGTCTTTGTCGTTAATTTCTCACCTGGAAAATCTTCATCCACTCTCAGAGAGGTAACATTCCCAGCAGCCTAGGAATAAGCAGGCATGAAGGATGAGCTCCTCATGTCCTCTAGGTGATTTGattcaaaccaaaccaaaccagaagaCAACACAGAAATAGTGGAGGCCAAAAGCCAACACAACAAGAAATAGTGGAGAACAAAAGCCAATACAACAAGCAATAGAGGACGCATCAGCCACTCATGGATTTGGCCTGttttttgaaagtgaaaatggGATAGGCACAAACAGGCTGTACAAATCTATCAGTGGTGTGTACCTAACCAGTGTCTTTTCGAACTGCCTATTTTTAGAACAAGGCAGAATATTGCATTTTGGGAAACAAATGATGTTTTGAGGTACATCAATTAGATTGAAGTGGTGGATGAGGTGGAACCAAGTCAGTGGGTGCCTATTTTTAAGGTGATACATGCCTCAGAGACCTCCTACTAGGGTCTTCGAGGGCAAGTTAATAGTTAATAGCTTACTGTGAAGTAGGGCTGTGATCTGCTCTTTCATGCAAATAAACCCCACTTTTTATCTACCAGCCACTAATGCCctcttttttcttgaaaatacacatttcaaaAGTAGTGATACCTCATCTGTACACTGCTAAATatgctggaacagcagcacagcatttctgcccttaataaaaaaaagtcgGATTTTCCCCAAACAATACTATTTCAAAGAATATCAAGGTTGATTAACAATGTAGGGGTTACAAGACTTCTTCCCCCTCTTTTGCCCATTTTTTCAGGTGAATGACAACCCCTCCTCTCTAATGTGCCAGAGACCAGCTAATTGAGGCAAGGATGAGTTCCAGGTTTAATATTTGGGAGAAAGGATGATATGGGAGTGAGCCACTGAGGCTGCTGAGGCTTTTGATGACAGGTGAAGTGTCTGTCTGGCTGTGGTGTGATCCCctttttctgtgcctcagtCTTGCAGGCTGTTATTTCAGCATTCAGACATGTAAGACTGTGTCCTCATCCTTACAAAGAGAGCTTTCCATACTTTCCACAGAGGGGCTTAGCAGGTCTGATGGAACAATAGCAAACCCTTGCCTCAGTGAGAACGGTCAAATTAGAAGACCACAACTTGTAAAAACGACCTTCTCTCATTCCATATATTTATGGATTTATTAATTATGTCATTGGGTTAACACTTTCACCTTCTAAACCCTATGGAAAGCTGAACCTAGAAACCTCAATGATTTTCGGGGCTCTCCAGGATGAACAGATATGCTTGCATCATTAAGCATACCATCAATGCAGAGCCAGTTTGCAAGCCTGAAAACCaatgctgctttgctgtttttccCTGCCTATTCCAGAGCACACTGGAGAAGGTGGGTTTCCTGGCAGAGCAAGGGGAGCAGAAGAGTACAGAGCAGCCAACAGGCTTGTTATCAGGGGCAGAAAACAACTCTGAGTCCACAAGTATtcttcaaaagcaaacaaatactGCAACAAATAATCCATAAAACGCAGTCAAAAAGGACTTCATTTAATTAGTGATATGTAAAGACTTTTGCATAGAAAAAAGGTTAACAAAGTAATGCATAAAAGACCGACTAGgtacagtatttttaaaacaaatattttaaagtatattttgcATAATGTTTAACATTTTCAATGCTTATTGCTTTCTCCACACAGCAGAGAAATCAAGTGCATAATAGTAcatgctgtgttttatttttattttctttttttttttacataaaatctCTAGTTCTTGACTGGTTGTATTAAAATACTTAGGTTATTTTAAGtcactgtaataaaaaaatgaaagcaaaccaTTTTATGCAGCACTAGTTATCTGGGTATTGACAAAATAATTTACTCACATCCCATTAATACATTCATTTTGGTTTGGAATCAAACCCACATTACAATGTTGGCATGTTAATAGCCAATTTAAAAGTCGTCCCTACCATAACTTCATTCATACCCAGAGTGATCATTCTCCCCGAAGTTGATAGTGAAAAGAAGAGGGATTTTGCACTGAATTGGCTTTGGACAGTGAATGTCCAAATACAACTAAATAAGTTAAGTTGAACTCTTACAACACTGAATCTCTTGTATTGGCATGAATCAACTCCATCCAAGAGTGCACACTTTCAATAGGTGGCTACTTCTGGGTGCATGACAAATTCACTGTTTGTGCAGATAGGAGCTAGCACCAAGTTTAAGCCAAAAAAATGGGTGCCTCAGGGCTCACAGGCAATGCTGAAACGTTCATTAATCCCAGCACTGATAAGATAATTGCTTTTGCCAATGCTATGCTAGACGTCACAATTTGGCAAGTCTGTACAAAGAAAGTGAACTAAGCGAGAACTAGGCCTGTCAAACTAAACATTCTTCCTCGGCAATCTTTTGGCTAAAAAAAACTCTTTCCTTCAAGAGCATGATCTGCCCTGGAAAAGTATCCTAGTTCTGGAGCGGAACACAGAATTTCACCTCTCTCCCATACCATATCCATACCTGTGCAATGTTATTTGTTTTagcagaacacacacacacatatatatatttatttattattttttcaatgtCAGGCACTTATGAAACTGGAGCTCCTTTTCTAGCATGGGGAGACTTGGTAGATGCAATCGCTCACCCCTCTGCCAAACAAGGATGCATAGCTGGAGAACTATTAGTTCTAACGTCTACGTATTCCTACGCATGTTGCAGGAAACCTCTACATGCCGATATGGTCACACTGATATGAAAGCCATTGCTGCTCCCTCAGGGTGCCTCCAGCAAGACAAACGGAGAAGAAGAAGGTGCCTCCCCATGTCCTGTCGGCCAAGGGCAGTGAGGAAGGATAATCGCGCGGTTCCTCGCTGGGCTGGCCGGCACCGCTCAGGCCCTTCGGGcgagggctgagcagggaggacaCGGCGAGTGccgaggctggggctggggatggcgGGCTCGTGGGTGTGAGCACATGCACGTGTGCtgacagggagaggagggagctgcagtgggaagAGGTGTGTGTGGCCGGGGCGGGGAGGGACTTAAAAGGCTCCAACTTCAGTCCCCCAGGGTCGGTAGGGTTTCGTGCCGCCGCCGGTGCCAGcctgctgagggctggcagtggctgaCACGGCCAGCGGAGGGGTGATGGCGGTGGCCGCGGCCACGGCAGCGGCGGCCGCGCTGGGGGGGAGCATGGGGAAGGTGCCGGTGAAGGACAGGGGgaagctctgggctgcagctgtggctgctgctgccgcgGCGTGAACAGTGGCTGACAGGGACAAGAGGGAAGTAGAGagaggagggacacagggagcgATGCTGCCAGCCGAGGGGACTCTGAGGGCGGCATCGGCGTGGGCGAAGGTGGCCGTGAGCAGGGCGGAGCCGTGAGGGGGCACGTCCGAGGAGAGTCTGCATGGGGCGGCGTCGGAGGCGTGGAGTCCATTCGGCTGCAGCAGAGCGGCCGGGAGGTGGTGGAAAGCGGCTGCCCAGTGGTGAGGGTGCaaggggtggtggtggtggtggacCATGGAGGAGGTcatggcagcagcttccctctGAGAGGCGCAGGTGCTCAAGTGGGACACGAGTCTAACGCGCAGCGGGTCGGATGTGTCGAGACCTTCCACCGAAGTCAGGTACCTCGCGACTTCTGTCAAGCACTCCCGGAAACCGATGCTCATGAAATCCATGGCCAGGGAATGGGCGTCAAAATAACCTGCAAGGGGAGGGCAAAATACGTGTTGAATGTGGAGCTAGCCAACCCAGTCCTGGCTCAGCCACCGCATTTCCCGTTTGCCATTTGTGGGTTAAGATGTGCAACAGAAGTTTGTTCTCTGGTCTGTAAATGATCTGTGTGACCATCCCTGTAATGTAATAGGCTGCAGTTGTTTATGCAGACAATATACGAATGAAAAGAAGTAAGTCCATAAGACACTTAAAACATGATGCCTCTCCTGAAATTGCCCAgcaagctgctgcagtgcagtgtTGATCCCGTACGTGTGAATGAGATGGCCATCCACACAAAGAAACAGGCTGGAGATCAGAGAGCTTGCATGTACTACCCTGCCTTTTCTTCCCTACACTGGCATTCATCCTAATGCTTTCAAACTATTTCTTGACATTGTGAGGTAGTTGTTGTAGCTGCTGCCGGGGTCCCATCTACTTCACAGAGTCATTAAGACAATATGACATACGGTGTTGCTTAActacaaacaaaaaacatcttGTGATgactctgcacacacacaataaaaagctttactgaaaaaaCGTTTTATGTAATGCCATCTCTAATTTTGAGATGGAAGACTGACAGTCATATGGCCCATGAGGTATTTCAACAAACAGCAACTGGAGCTACATAGGCTTGGgacaaaaaagcatttgaaaaaaaaagttttattaaatgCAGATGAAAAGATACTCCCTTTCTAAAAGGGTTGAGAATAAAATCTTGCATTTAACTTGCAGCTCTTCAACCACAAAAACCCATTCCACTTTTTGGAATTTTCCTATTTTAGTTTAAATGTTGTCTCCATGGGGGAATAATATCCTATCCACACCCAAGCTGGCACGGTGTTTTTCCTCTCACtttcaatgaaaatttttaGGTATGCATGACTGTGATGTGTGTCAGTATATAAAGATCAAGTGCCCCTCTTATGGTGGAACGTGGCAGCAATGCCTTGTACTCTCTCATGAAATAATCTTGGCCTTTCTGAAAAATGCTAGCACTTCAGAtggcttttttcattttaatcaaTTTTCAGGCTAGAAAGAAGTGCTTCCACCACTGCATGCCCTCATTACAGAATTAACTCAGGCACATTTATCCACGTTGCTCCAAATCCCCTGCCCGCTATACACTCCATCTTGCCAAATCACGACGATGCTTTTGCTGCAAGTCTACTTCCTTATCTGAACCTGAGTGAAACTCTGGCTCAGCCAGCAGATCAACGAGCATGAGGAGTTGAGGACTCCTGTCTACAAGTGCTGACACCTCACAGCTCTCTTCCTGATGGGTCCACTGCGACCAAAGGTTTGAGTGAACTCCTGAGAAACAAAGGCCAGGcatgccagcagcagtgagatAGCAAGGCACCTTCTTGGGTGCCAGTCAGCCTGGCGTGGGGACTGCTTCTGTGCCGGAGGCTCCAGGACCTCCAGCAGCTTCAGAGGGGCTGATGCACAGCCAGAAccacttcccagccctggccacgAGTCAGCCAGCTTGGGAGTCCTGAGAGCACTCAGCTCAAGCCAGGGCTTCCcagcctccctctctccagaCTGGAAGAGATGTGGGGGATGTGGTTGTCACCAGCTTCCCCTGAgtctgagctgctggctctgtgacAAGCCATCCCAAAGCCCTGGTGATCCTGGCTCCCTTTCAGTCTCCTATGGTGGCCGAGGCATGAAAACAGAGGCTAGATGAGATCTGGGACTCCCAGGCTCCATTATATTTTGATGGTTATCTTTTCCCGGTTTCTCCTTCATCAGCTTCTCCCTTCTGAGAGAGActttaaaatgttgtttctcatttctttcccaACCCACAAACATCCTCCACCATGTGCACATGCCAGTGTTTTGTAGTGAATAGGAACTCTTGGTTTTGCCTCATCTGTCCTGGTAACCCACCTGTGCTGCACACAGATCACTTAAGCTACATGAACGCATGCACTGACCCAGGTGTCACTCACTCAAGATAAATTTGTGTGAAGCTTCAATAAAAGACACTGAGTTCTCTGCAAGCAACTCACTGTTGACTTGCAATATCAGCAAAAAGCCCTGGCCTTAGGCCAAAATAATAGCTCAACAGGAGACTGTCCACAGAACTGTCCACACCTGCATCAGGGTGGTGGAAACACAGAGTCTGCACAGGACCTGAGAGGcatctgcctgcctgcccaggcagctctgaaaagcagagaaggggCAGAAGCAGTTGGGTTTCTTTCCCGCAGTGCCCACCTCAGGATCAGTGTGCTGAGCGGTGGCCAAGCCCATCCTGACTTGCCAAGTCCCACCCGTTCCCCATCATGGATGTCCTCCTTTCTGTGTGAGGAAGAGGACAGTCCTCAATGCAGGGCAGCATATGGGTATCAGTACCCATTTCTCCTTTCCGCAGTAATAAGTGTTTGCCCCTGGtaaaactcattttttttctgatacaaaaaaaacccctctggcTTACAAGATGAATTACAAAGagggaaataaatgcaaataaaacaaatatctactttaaaaatactctaagaaattatgtttaaaaGTGTTAGATTGCTAAGTAAAGCATTAAGCAAGCAGGAAATGCAGGCTTAAACTTTGCCCAGTACTCATTCTCAAACCTCTTTTTCTTACAGTTTCTTAATCTGTGCAGTGAGATTACTCTTATCTCTAGGACAGAAGGAGCAGATAAAGTTGTAGTATTTGTGAAGCGATCAGGTATTATTGTGATGGGCCACCCACTGTGGATCATGGTGTGAAAGGCAGTTGCAGAAATAAGCCTGCATTGCCTCTCCCCGCACAACACTTCATCCTTTCCCGCGCTGCCTCAGCTGTACTGGTgtcagctggggcaggagagacATGGAGCAGAGACCAACCAAGTAAGAGAAAGACTGCAAGACTTGGGACAGCTAGCAACATCCAGTTTGTCCAATTGGAGCCAGAGGCTGGGCTCCACCAACATGTCTCTCTGCCTCATAGCTCCCATCCCAGGCATTTCATCCCCTGCCCCACTTGGCCACCTGACCTGACccatttataaaaaaatccccTGCATACTTTTTTTGGGCGGGGAAGCCAGGGAAGGAAGCTTCCTGATAAATGAGGTCTCCATTTGGGTTCACCCCCTGGCCGTCCCGCTGTCGGTGCAAACACTGGAGGGGTGGAAACACtgcagcaaacactgctgcagctcctcagaggaACAATATGCAGTGTGACGTGGGGGTCAGGCTGGAATAGCTGAGCCACACGTTGTGTGGGGAGGAAGAAGCGAAACAGCCAccactcccctctgcagccaaGCACTGCGTGCTCCATGCACCAAGGGAGGTAGAGCTTGTGGAACACCAGCACACAGCTACACACTCAGAGAAGGCACCATCACTCAGACACACAGAGGATCCGAATCACCTCAGTACAGACTGCACAACCATGATCAATTCTGGAGTTCCATAACTTTCAAGAGTGTATCTTTAGCAACTACAGTGCTTTCTCAAGgaatttttacatatatatgttaaacttcttttaacattttgtacattttctgAGGAATCAAGAGACATGTCTGTTACCTGATGGGCGATAGAACTCCTTTCATCTCTTATCAAACAAGTTACCCAGAAATTTCAAGCTTAAATGGACTCCTAGAAAAAACTCCTTAACGCCTAGAAAAAAGATGTGTCAGCTTGGTGTTAATTTTCACAAATAACAGAACACCAGCCTTTAACGTGCTTTTCTATAGCCATCTGCTGTTAGGCATGCACTTATTCCGAGCTGAGTTTTTAATTGCTGCAAGGTACGGAGAGGAGCATAATTCAGTCATGCACTAAAAACTTTGgtcaaaaaaaaagtaagagagACAAAGCAGCAGTTTCTTTTCTAGCCTTTACCTATATGGCACAGTGGGTGAGTGAAGAATCAGCTGGTTTCCATTACAACAATTCAAAGCATGATCACGGTTGATGGCACAGGACATGGGACCATTCTTATGGAATGCCAGCAAGTTTTTCGCTCCAAATAAGTTCCAAAATCATGACTACACAGAACACCTCGTGGGTGGCTGAAACCATTTGGCCTCCAGCCTTGGGACTGTCAGCTTGCACAAGCGAGGTACGCTCGACTCCCAGCACTCAGCTGATCTAATGGGTCAGCGAGTGCAGCTACTGCGTCATGCCAGCACCCATTAACAGGGAGCTATGCCAGCCTCTGACACACAAATATAGCACAGAAATGTGAGTGCAGAGAGCATTGCCTGCCTACCCACTTTACCAGAtacctggagctgcacagagcaagaCTGGGTTTTGTTCTGGTGAATGAGATGGTCTAACCTGGAACTGAAAAGTCTTtccagaacaaagaaaatatttaaacataaaGTTCTTCTCCATTCACTTCCTTCGGTATAGCAGCTCAATAATGAGGTTTAGCATCAGGTTTTTTGCTACACAATTGTTGCCACAAACCTCCTGTTTATGTTTGGTGtttgtgtatttgttttgtctccctgcgCAGATTTCAGTGCTCTTTGGAAACCCCAAACAAATCTCTGACTGGGCTGCCTGTGAATGAAGCCTTTACTCCCACAGTGTTATGAAAGCAAACACAAGCCCAGGGTCAAGTGCTTCTTTTGTCCCAGTAGCTCTTTCCCACGAGTTCAGCCCTGCCATTAGCATTGATTTCCAGTCCTTTAATCTGGAAACGCCTATCACAGCTCCTCAAAGCAGTTTTTGATGAGATTTCCccaaatattagaaaaaaatttgttgGCTCCTTACCTTTCCCTCCTGTTGCCTGCAGCATCTTCAGATGATCCACTGTCATTTGCAGTATTTCCGCTTTTTCTAATTTGGCAGATCCCTTTGAGATAAGAGACACATATAAATAAAGGCTTATGAGTACTAGAAACTTCAATTTGATATACTTTCCACTGAGCTCAGCCTTATGGTTTCAATTTCCCCTATCATTAGGATATTCTCTGCTTAATTCTTTCATAAGCATCTGCTTCCCAGACTTGGTCTAAGGACTAATACCATCTCC is from Serinus canaria isolate serCan28SL12 chromosome 3, serCan2020, whole genome shotgun sequence and encodes:
- the HEY2 gene encoding hairy/enhancer-of-split related with YRPW motif protein 2 yields the protein MKRPCEETTSDSDMDETIDVGSENNYSGQSNSSVIRSNSPTTTSQIMARKKRRGIIEKRRRDRINNSLSELRRLVPTAFEKQGSAKLEKAEILQMTVDHLKMLQATGGKGYFDAHSLAMDFMSIGFRECLTEVARYLTSVEGLDTSDPLRVRLVSHLSTCASQREAAAMTSSMVHHHHHPLHPHHWAAAFHHLPAALLQPNGLHASDAAPCRLSSDVPPHGSALLTATFAHADAALRVPSAGSIAPCVPPLSTSLLSLSATVHAAAAAATAAAQSFPLSFTGTFPMLPPSAAAAAVAAATAITPPLAVSATASPQQAGTGGGTKPYRPWGTEVGAF